In Kitasatospora viridis, the following are encoded in one genomic region:
- a CDS encoding DUF6114 domain-containing protein, with translation MAENHPGPLRDLARPPPLAPHPAFWAAVWTALGGFIIFYLPLAPISAMLHVGLGGITGMAGGAILMALALLMLLIPSQRYTAGVIAVLVGVASFPLTNLGGFFVGMFLAVLGGAMAVGWMPAKPARRWRRFRRIRTEEKEA, from the coding sequence ATGGCCGAGAACCACCCAGGCCCGCTCCGGGATCTGGCTCGCCCACCGCCGCTGGCGCCGCACCCGGCCTTCTGGGCCGCGGTCTGGACCGCCCTCGGCGGTTTCATCATCTTCTACCTGCCGCTCGCCCCGATCAGCGCCATGCTGCACGTCGGCCTCGGCGGCATCACCGGCATGGCCGGCGGCGCGATCCTGATGGCGCTGGCCCTGCTGATGCTGCTGATCCCCAGTCAGCGCTACACCGCCGGGGTGATCGCGGTGCTGGTCGGCGTCGCCTCCTTCCCGCTGACCAACCTCGGCGGGTTCTTCGTCGGGATGTTCCTCGCCGTCCTCGGCGGCGCGATGGCCGTCGGCTGGATGCCGGCCAAGCCGGCCCGCAGGTGGCGGCGGTTCCGGCGGATCCGGACCGAGGAGAAGGAGGCCTGA
- a CDS encoding DUF6230 family protein has protein sequence MSNGVSGTGFGAVLNTPTVESSTGSTSNTTAMARVASPAPTWPGCAGSSTSPSPGWGYSLLLTAGQQVTVTPPTTFTTDLNASNLYIEAPSLSASGSTTLQNAVLGMAADQVMVAGSPLTGAQAGGFGLGSAGSGPGGSTVNLAGLNATANTAEIAGSLTLQSLSIRVVPGSATSC, from the coding sequence ATGTCCAACGGCGTCTCCGGCACCGGCTTCGGGGCCGTCCTGAACACGCCCACAGTCGAGTCGAGCACCGGCAGCACCTCGAACACCACCGCGATGGCCCGGGTCGCTTCGCCAGCGCCAACCTGGCCGGGCTGTGCGGGATCGTCCACCAGTCCTTCGCCGGGGTGGGGGTACTCGCTGCTGCTGACGGCCGGTCAGCAGGTCACCGTCACCCCGCCGACCACCTTCACCACCGACCTGAACGCCTCCAACCTCTACATCGAGGCGCCCTCGCTGAGCGCCAGCGGCAGCACCACGCTGCAGAACGCGGTGCTCGGGATGGCCGCCGACCAGGTGATGGTGGCGGGCTCGCCGCTCACCGGCGCCCAGGCGGGCGGCTTCGGCCTCGGCTCGGCGGGCTCCGGCCCGGGCGGCAGCACCGTCAACCTGGCCGGGCTGAACGCCACCGCGAACACCGCCGAGATCGCCGGCTCGCTGACCCTGCAGTCCCTCTCGATCAGGGTGGTGCCCGGATCGGCGACCTCGTGCTGA
- a CDS encoding DUF6114 domain-containing protein — MLTATARGVRAGRRWFRAFRRTRPFWGSLWLVLGGWTVLKFSLGAIRLVTVTGFDALAGYLVGGGMMLCGLIPLALPRQRYNTFGLLGTVLAVVSLVVSNLGGFLLGMLLVVLGGAMIVGWGPRRRRRAQGRAGPGREREREVLRPAAGADCSAWQGCSACWSRSPCCPARTRRPRTPPPRLCCPASRLRSACRSCRHRNPCT, encoded by the coding sequence GTGCTGACCGCCACCGCCCGGGGCGTCCGCGCGGGCCGGCGCTGGTTCCGGGCCTTCCGCCGCACCCGCCCGTTCTGGGGCTCGCTCTGGCTGGTGCTGGGCGGCTGGACGGTGCTGAAGTTCTCGCTCGGCGCGATCCGGCTGGTCACGGTCACCGGGTTCGACGCGCTGGCGGGCTACCTGGTCGGCGGCGGGATGATGCTGTGCGGGCTGATCCCGCTGGCGCTGCCCCGGCAGCGCTACAACACCTTCGGCCTGCTCGGCACGGTGCTGGCCGTGGTCTCGCTGGTGGTCTCCAACCTGGGCGGCTTCCTGCTCGGCATGCTGCTCGTGGTGCTGGGCGGCGCGATGATCGTCGGCTGGGGCCCGCGCCGCCGGCGCCGCGCCCAGGGCCGGGCGGGCCCCGGTCGAGAGCGGGAGCGGGAGGTGCTGAGGCCGGCCGCTGGCGCCGACTGCTCTGCGTGGCAGGGGTGTTCGGCGTGCTGGTCGCGGTCGCCGTGCTGCCCGGCGAGAACCCGTCGGCCGCGCACGCCGCCACCCCGGCTGTGCTGCCCGGCGAGCCGACTCCGCTCGGCATGCCGTTCCTGCCGACACCGAAACCCATGCACGTGA
- a CDS encoding DUF6230 family protein produces the protein MGFANGLLNGLCLAQQQQFLGATYTLMITLGDGNPGTWEITTQNTVLDLRTATGVLDMDGLVDLNINGPDVTTITGANGVPVPNPLLSPENRFGIQAGYAKFDQVTATVDDLQVPGLLTTPGLTISVHPGTVSCPPPPAPTGTPGTP, from the coding sequence ATGGGCTTCGCCAACGGGCTGCTGAACGGCCTCTGCCTGGCCCAGCAGCAGCAATTCCTCGGCGCCACCTACACGTTGATGATCACCCTGGGCGACGGCAACCCGGGCACCTGGGAGATCACCACCCAGAACACCGTGCTCGACCTGCGCACCGCCACCGGCGTGCTCGACATGGACGGCCTGGTCGACCTCAACATCAACGGCCCGGACGTCACCACCATCACCGGCGCCAACGGCGTGCCGGTGCCCAACCCGCTCCTCAGCCCCGAGAACCGCTTCGGGATCCAGGCCGGCTACGCCAAGTTCGACCAGGTCACCGCGACCGTCGACGACCTCCAGGTCCCGGGCCTGCTGACCACCCCCGGCCTGACCATCTCGGTCCACCCGGGCACGGTCAGCTGCCCGCCACCCCCGGCCCCGACCGGCACCCCGGGCACGCCGTGA